A region of Lycium barbarum isolate Lr01 chromosome 3, ASM1917538v2, whole genome shotgun sequence DNA encodes the following proteins:
- the LOC132631679 gene encoding putative kinase-like protein TMKL1, with the protein MEHKHMLILIIVPSSVTAIVVLLLLIYCCRRKRVEGVSRDVEASFEVKERDGVEKDLLIKFQDGEDLSVYDILDAPGEVIGKSSYGTLYRATLLSIDRLTLLRFLRPACTVTMKEVVPVMELLGSLRHPNLVPLCAFYAGPRGEKLMVHPFYRHGTLAQLIRDGNGEAHKWHIICRISTGIAQGLNYLHTDLEIPIIHGNLKSNNILLDRHFRPYVSDFGLHLLLNPTAGQEMLEASAAQGYKAPALIKMKEVSEETDIYSLGIILLELLTGKEPFYKKPNLDKDIYLPNAIQSAILDHRVVDFFHPQILLSQGDGQREVNEDHVYEFLQLAMACCSPSPALRPSIKQVLSKLEEIGK; encoded by the exons ATGGAACACAAGCATATGCTCATACTTATTATAGTACCAAGTTCAGTAACTGCAATAGTTGTTTTATTGCTCTTGATTTATTGCTGTAGAAGGAAAAGAGTGGAAGGTGTTTCTAGAGATGTAGAAGCTAGTTTTGAGGTTAAAGAAAGAGATGGGGTTGAAAAAGATTTGTTGATCAAGTTTCAAGATGGTGAAGATCTCAGTGTATATGATATCTTGGATGCACCTGGAGAAGTTATAGGGAAATCAAGTTATGGGACTTTATACAGGGCTACTTTGCTGAGTATTGATAGGCTTACATTGTTGAGATTCTTGAGACCAGCTTGCACTGTGACAATGAAAGAAGTGGTGCCTGTTATGGAGCTTTTGGGGTCTTTAAGGCATCCAAATTTGGTGCCTTTGTGTGCATTTTATGCAGGGCCAAGAGGAGAGAAATTGATGGTACATCCTTTTTATCGCCATGGAACCTTAGCTCAATTGATTAGAG ACGGGAATGGTGAGGCTCATAAATGGCACATCATATGTAGGATCTCCACTGGCATTGCTCAAGGACTGAATTATCTTCACACAGATTTGGAAATTCCCATAATCCACGGGAATCTCAAGTCGAATAATATACTTTTAGATCGTCACTTCAGACCTTATGTATCCGATTTTGGGTTGCATCTTCTCCTGAATCCAACTGCAGGCCAAGAAATGCTTGAAGCTTCAGCAGCTCAGGGATACAAAGCCCCTGCATTAATCAAGATGAAAGAAGTTAGTGAAGAAACTGATATTTACAGCCTTGGGATTATCTTGTTAGAGTTATTAACAGGGAAGGAACCATTCTACAAGAAACCAAATCTTGATAAGGATATTTATTTGCCTAATGCCATTCAAAGTGCAATTCTTGATCATAGAGTTGTGGATTTTTTCCATCCACAGATTCTGCTTAGCCAAGGTGATGGCCAAAGGGAAGTTAATGAAGATCATGTTTATGAATTCCTTCAGCTTGCAATGGCTTGTTGTTCTCCCTCACCTGCTCTTAGGCCTAGTATAAAGCAGGTTCTTAGCAAGCTTGAAGAAATTGGAAAGTGA